A DNA window from Paenibacillus andongensis contains the following coding sequences:
- the rbfA gene encoding 30S ribosome-binding factor RbfA, with protein sequence MARVRVGRVGEQIKKELSQIVQSELKDPRIGFLTVTGVEVTNDLSLARVFLSVMGTEEEKAATLKALSVGSGYIRSELGKRIRLRKIPELQFKFDASIDYGSHIDNLLHKLNQEGNPNV encoded by the coding sequence ATGGCTAGAGTTCGTGTAGGTCGAGTTGGCGAACAAATCAAGAAAGAATTAAGCCAGATCGTTCAGTCCGAATTGAAAGATCCACGTATTGGTTTCTTGACCGTTACGGGTGTAGAAGTAACGAACGATTTATCCTTAGCTCGCGTATTTCTTAGCGTAATGGGGACAGAAGAAGAGAAAGCAGCAACGCTTAAAGCTCTTTCTGTAGGTTCTGGTTATATTCGTTCGGAATTAGGCAAACGAATTCGTTTACGTAAAATTCCAGAGCTGCAATTTAAGTTCGATGCTTCTATTGATTATGGAAGTCATATTGATAACTTGTTGCACAAGCTTAATCAGGAAGGAAATCCAAACGTATGA